Below is a genomic region from Polluticoccus soli.
CCTGTCGATACCGGGCACCTTCAATGCCCTCAGGATGATGTCCTCAGCCTTAGGCAGCTCGTTCAACCATAGTAACAGGTGTGTATAGGCATAATAAGTGTCTACGTAGAGCTCATCACTGTACAGCGAGGTCTCGAAACATTCTCGCGCCGGCTCAAATTGCCTGAGGTCACGGTGGTAAATTTTACCCATCAGTGTCAGCAATCCGGGGTGCATATCATCGGTCGACAACCCGTATTCCAACGCCTCGAGCACTGCCTCCAGGTCGTAGGGATAGTTGTCGTTAGCTTTTAAAAAGTATTTATCAGCAGCTGTCATAGCTGTTAGTTGTTTTAACGTTGATCGAATAAAAAATTGTAAGTAAAAATGCCTGCGGGCTAAGCCCGGAGCAGATTGCAGACGTTAAGGCAGCTAGCTGA
It encodes:
- a CDS encoding tetratricopeptide repeat protein, with translation MTAADKYFLKANDNYPYDLEAVLEALEYGLSTDDMHPGLLTLMGKIYHRDLRQFEPARECFETSLYSDELYVDTYYAYTHLLLWLNELPKAEDIILRALKVPGIDRPKMLYFKAILHEKQGDYKQATDSLKEAIRHSQTTECHKRYEEEIERLQTKDKRIKEYTAPINIILTG